A single genomic interval of Streptomyces graminofaciens harbors:
- a CDS encoding phosphotransferase translates to MRDETSTSVDRGQYEDAVTPWEQEAWRAAALDWVADGLAAHGLRENGRREVRLRPWSVLIRVPVEGRAPVWFKANPPASVWEGALTEALARWVPEHVLEPLAVDAERGWSLLPDGGELFRHVLERDGAGPEVWEDVLRRYAAMQRALVPYAGDIERVGVPSARTAALPEVFDRLVAENTVLRPDQRGSLAALRPRLVDWCAELVALSVADSLDHADLHDGQFFHPAPARFTFFDWGDASVTHPFCSLRIPVAKAGERYGAEVMGRLRDAYLEPWTDAGRTTSTELRRAVSLAWRLAALGRAASWGRVFSSAGSGAVEEASARWLLELLTAPPV, encoded by the coding sequence ATGCGGGACGAGACATCGACGAGTGTGGACCGGGGTCAGTACGAGGACGCGGTGACGCCGTGGGAGCAGGAGGCGTGGCGGGCGGCGGCCCTCGACTGGGTGGCGGACGGGCTCGCCGCGCACGGACTGCGGGAGAACGGCCGCCGGGAGGTACGGCTGCGGCCGTGGTCCGTCCTGATCCGCGTCCCCGTGGAGGGGCGTGCCCCGGTCTGGTTCAAGGCGAATCCGCCGGCCAGTGTGTGGGAGGGCGCGCTGACGGAGGCGTTGGCCCGGTGGGTGCCGGAGCATGTGCTGGAGCCGCTCGCCGTCGACGCCGAGCGCGGCTGGTCCCTGCTGCCCGACGGGGGCGAGCTGTTCCGGCACGTACTGGAACGGGACGGGGCCGGCCCCGAGGTGTGGGAGGACGTCCTGCGCCGGTACGCGGCGATGCAGCGGGCCCTGGTGCCGTACGCCGGGGACATCGAGCGGGTGGGCGTACCCAGCGCGCGTACGGCCGCGCTGCCCGAGGTCTTCGACAGGCTGGTGGCCGAGAACACCGTGCTGCGGCCCGACCAGCGCGGGAGCCTCGCGGCACTCCGGCCCCGCCTCGTGGACTGGTGTGCGGAACTCGTGGCCCTGAGCGTCGCCGACTCCCTCGACCACGCTGACCTCCACGACGGCCAGTTCTTCCACCCGGCACCGGCCCGCTTCACCTTCTTCGACTGGGGCGACGCGTCCGTCACCCACCCGTTCTGCAGCCTGCGGATCCCGGTGGCGAAGGCCGGGGAGCGGTACGGGGCGGAGGTGATGGGGCGGCTGCGGGACGCGTATCTGGAGCCGTGGACGGACGCCGGGCGGACGACGTCGACGGAGCTGCGGCGGGCGGTGAGCCTGGCGTGGCGGCTGGCCGCGCTCGGGCGGGCGGCTTCCTGGGGGCGCGTCTTCTCCAGCGCGGGGTCCGGCGCCGTCGAGGAGGCGAGTGCCCGCTGGCTGCTGGAGCTTCTCACCGCCCCACCGGTCTGA